In a genomic window of Porphyromonadaceae bacterium W3.11:
- a CDS encoding IS5 family transposase, translating to MGFKQTSNNAPSFTEVFTELRSSRARNEFLEQIDKLIDWRPFQTLINKKLNKRAEAKGEPTYDGVLMFKILLLETWYNLSDRAVEERINDSISFGKFLDIDMEHVSPDHSTICRFRNAIVEKGLWDKLLSLLNKQLQRHGIMKIETGALVDASIVDSPYAPDGSVKIEVAEDREDTRSEEAKEEERSYQVKVGSAKLGVDTEARWVVKCKKFRYGYKKHVLTDGEGLVHTLTTTSANVSDTTEFPTLIEKGALQKGVMVLADKGYTSKANREHLSGHGLKDGIMRKATKGKPLSDKDKEFNRQISQYRNKIERTFGSIRRWFHGGRCRYRGLAKTHAQNILEAICYNIKRAPQLYLNTLLKNEEASIRGALVMR from the coding sequence ATGGGATTCAAGCAAACGAGCAACAATGCACCCTCATTTACTGAGGTGTTTACCGAATTGAGAAGTTCTAGAGCACGCAATGAGTTTCTAGAGCAAATTGACAAACTCATTGATTGGAGACCATTTCAAACGCTCATAAATAAAAAGCTAAATAAGAGAGCTGAAGCGAAAGGCGAACCTACTTATGATGGAGTCCTAATGTTTAAGATCCTGCTTTTAGAGACGTGGTATAATTTGAGTGACCGAGCCGTTGAAGAACGTATTAACGACTCCATCAGCTTTGGTAAGTTTCTTGACATTGATATGGAACACGTCTCTCCCGATCACAGCACCATTTGTCGTTTTCGCAATGCGATTGTAGAGAAAGGCTTGTGGGATAAACTTTTGAGCCTTCTCAATAAGCAGCTACAACGCCATGGGATTATGAAGATTGAGACGGGAGCATTGGTTGATGCAAGTATAGTTGATAGCCCATATGCCCCCGATGGTTCTGTCAAGATAGAAGTCGCCGAGGATAGAGAGGACACCAGAAGCGAAGAAGCTAAAGAGGAAGAGCGGAGCTATCAAGTAAAAGTGGGTAGCGCGAAACTAGGTGTGGATACTGAAGCTCGCTGGGTGGTAAAATGTAAGAAGTTTAGATATGGGTACAAGAAACATGTCTTGACAGACGGTGAAGGACTTGTGCATACCCTTACCACCACATCTGCCAATGTCTCAGACACCACAGAATTTCCAACTCTCATAGAGAAAGGAGCCCTTCAAAAAGGAGTAATGGTATTAGCCGATAAAGGGTACACCTCCAAGGCCAATAGAGAACATTTATCTGGTCACGGGCTCAAAGATGGGATAATGAGAAAAGCGACAAAGGGGAAGCCACTTAGTGATAAAGATAAAGAATTCAACCGACAGATAAGCCAGTATCGAAATAAAATTGAGCGTACTTTTGGAAGTATCAGGCGCTGGTTTCACGGAGGGAGGTGCCGATATCGAGGGTTAGCTAAGACGCATGCACAAAATATACTTGAAGCCATTTGCTACAACATCAAAAGAGCTCCCCAGTTATACCTCAATACATTATTGAAAAATGAAGAAGCCTCTATAAGAGGAGCACTTGTTATGAGATAA
- a CDS encoding FKBP-type peptidyl-prolyl cis-trans isomerase, translating into MKKLMTVMCVASAFAFSLTSCNKGGIDSSKATLSNSADSAAYALGVTNGSGLKMNFENSPEEVDIDMFLKGFNEGMKGKMEDIYIYGAQVGSQFKSGLEKFPGGKLDYALVAKGLVHALKDADVQMTSEEANEFISAYVQKAEQEEVADLVKADEEYIEKLKADPEVKVTESGLMYKITELGDGEKPTAEDTVVCHYEGSQVNGEVFDSSYERDEPATFPLNGVIKGWTEGFQLMPVGSKFTLYIPGELAYGPRNAQSSRPSGLLIFKCELLEIKKASESK; encoded by the coding sequence ATGAAAAAATTAATGACAGTGATGTGTGTAGCATCAGCTTTTGCATTCTCCCTTACATCATGTAATAAGGGTGGAATTGATTCAAGTAAAGCTACACTCTCTAATTCAGCTGATAGTGCTGCGTATGCCTTAGGCGTTACTAATGGTTCTGGTCTGAAAATGAACTTTGAGAATAGTCCCGAAGAAGTGGATATCGATATGTTCTTGAAGGGCTTCAATGAGGGCATGAAAGGTAAGATGGAGGACATCTATATTTATGGTGCTCAGGTGGGTAGTCAGTTTAAGTCAGGGCTTGAAAAGTTCCCTGGAGGCAAGCTGGATTATGCATTGGTAGCCAAGGGTTTAGTGCACGCACTTAAGGATGCTGATGTCCAAATGACTAGTGAAGAAGCTAATGAATTCATTAGTGCTTATGTTCAGAAAGCAGAGCAAGAAGAGGTTGCTGACCTTGTAAAGGCTGATGAAGAATATATTGAAAAGCTTAAGGCAGATCCAGAGGTTAAGGTCACTGAGAGCGGATTGATGTATAAGATTACAGAACTAGGTGATGGCGAAAAGCCAACTGCTGAGGATACTGTAGTATGTCATTACGAAGGTTCACAGGTTAATGGCGAAGTCTTTGATTCATCATACGAACGCGACGAGCCAGCTACATTCCCACTTAATGGTGTGATCAAAGGATGGACTGAAGGTTTCCAATTGATGCCAGTTGGTTCTAAGTTTACGCTATATATACCAGGCGAATTAGCTTATGGTCCACGTAATGCCCAAAGTAGTCGACCATCAGGTCTTTTGATTTTCAAATGTGAGTTACTTGAGATCAAGAAGGCTTCTGAAAGCAAGTAA
- a CDS encoding FKBP-type peptidyl-prolyl cis-trans isomerase, whose protein sequence is MDKISYALGLSIGNNFTASGINEINVEDFAKGISDVLDKKELEMSYDEAKAVINEYFTRLQEEKFENNKAAGAEYLLINGNKRGVTTLDSGVQYEVLKNGDGQKPSVTDKVRCHYHGTLINGTVFDSSIQRGEPAVFPVNGVIMGWQEVLPMMSVGSKWRVTIPYQHAYGEQGAGQMIEPYSTLIFDIELLGIEK, encoded by the coding sequence ATGGATAAGATTAGCTACGCATTAGGGCTAAGCATTGGAAATAACTTCACTGCTTCGGGGATTAATGAGATAAATGTTGAAGACTTTGCTAAAGGAATATCTGATGTGCTTGATAAAAAAGAGCTAGAGATGTCATACGATGAAGCAAAGGCAGTTATTAATGAATATTTTACTCGTTTGCAGGAAGAGAAGTTTGAGAATAATAAAGCTGCAGGTGCTGAGTATTTACTAATAAATGGCAATAAGAGGGGAGTAACTACATTGGATTCGGGCGTTCAGTATGAAGTCTTGAAAAATGGTGATGGTCAGAAACCATCTGTTACTGATAAAGTTCGCTGTCACTATCACGGTACATTGATAAATGGTACCGTATTTGATAGCTCTATTCAACGTGGTGAGCCTGCTGTATTCCCTGTTAATGGTGTCATTATGGGATGGCAAGAGGTTTTACCTATGATGAGCGTGGGCTCCAAGTGGCGTGTTACTATCCCGTACCAACATGCTTATGGAGAGCAAGGTGCAGGACAGATGATAGAGCCATATAGCACTCTTATCTTTGATATTGAGTTATTAGGCATAGAAAAGTGA
- the queG gene encoding tRNA epoxyqueuosine(34) reductase QueG: MSLESQITDVAQRLHVDAIGFVPLTRGVSSSTEHIYSKWLEQGKHGSMSYLEEHLSLRLNPQKLLEGARSVIVIAISYYPQKLQPISAPQIAKYALGRDYHKVIRKLLKNFGDAINDEVAPHEYRAMVDTAPFFERYWAEQSGIGFIGRHHNLIIPRVGSFVFLGELLTTLELNGTTQTHVGCGACRRCIEACPTGALSDGLMDARRCINYLTIEHRGEIPAELSPLFGTRLYGCDTCQNVCPYNRSPHSGCHFIPSSRLLQLDRSDLVNFTEERYAHIFYGSACTRAKYEGMSRNVSIYLKNNPPVK; the protein is encoded by the coding sequence ATGTCTCTTGAATCTCAAATCACAGATGTCGCACAGCGATTGCATGTTGATGCGATTGGATTTGTTCCTTTAACACGGGGAGTTAGCTCTTCCACCGAACATATTTATTCCAAGTGGCTAGAGCAAGGAAAGCACGGCTCTATGAGTTATCTCGAAGAGCATTTATCCTTACGTCTAAACCCTCAAAAGCTACTCGAGGGAGCTAGATCTGTTATTGTTATCGCCATTTCGTATTATCCCCAGAAGCTACAACCTATATCCGCTCCTCAGATTGCAAAGTACGCTCTGGGTAGGGATTATCACAAAGTTATCCGAAAGCTGCTAAAGAACTTTGGCGATGCTATCAATGATGAAGTAGCCCCTCATGAGTATAGAGCGATGGTTGATACCGCACCGTTCTTCGAAAGATATTGGGCTGAACAGTCTGGTATAGGCTTCATTGGTCGGCACCATAACCTAATCATCCCTAGGGTAGGGAGCTTTGTCTTTTTGGGTGAGCTTCTGACTACTCTTGAGTTAAATGGAACCACTCAAACACATGTGGGATGTGGTGCTTGCCGTAGATGTATTGAGGCATGTCCCACGGGAGCTCTTTCAGATGGACTTATGGATGCCCGAAGGTGTATCAATTATCTAACAATTGAGCATCGTGGTGAAATCCCTGCTGAATTGAGTCCTTTGTTTGGAACACGCTTGTATGGTTGTGATACATGTCAAAACGTATGTCCCTACAATCGCTCCCCTCATTCGGGATGCCATTTTATCCCATCATCCCGACTACTCCAACTGGATCGCTCTGATCTTGTAAACTTTACAGAAGAGAGGTATGCCCATATCTTCTATGGCTCCGCTTGTACCCGAGCTAAGTACGAGGGGATGTCACGTAATGTGTCGATCTATCTCAAAAATAATCCTCCTGTGAAGTAA
- a CDS encoding MBL fold metallo-hydrolase produces MGRLTFLGTGTSTGIPEIGCSCHTCSSTDSRDKRFRSSGLVEYGGETILLDCGPDVRDQLLREKVNHLDRILITHEHYDHCGGLDDIRPLFWKMNTCPIHAEPNVLSAFKTRMPYAFSENRYPGVPELVVEEVFPNQPIKLKDGFYIEPFRVMHGRLPIVGYRFGDLAWITDCKTLSEETIMSLKGIPTLVINALRLYEHPAHMSVQESLQMIERIQPGRAYLIHFAHTIGRHEEIAARCPEGVVPAYDGLQIDF; encoded by the coding sequence ATGGGACGATTAACCTTTCTTGGCACTGGGACCTCCACAGGTATTCCAGAAATAGGTTGTAGCTGTCATACTTGCTCATCTACCGATTCTCGAGATAAGCGATTTCGTTCGTCAGGGTTGGTAGAGTATGGTGGTGAGACCATTTTATTAGATTGTGGCCCTGATGTCAGGGACCAATTGCTTCGAGAGAAAGTAAATCATTTAGACAGAATCTTAATCACACACGAGCATTATGATCATTGTGGTGGCTTAGATGACATTCGTCCGCTATTCTGGAAAATGAATACTTGTCCTATTCATGCGGAGCCTAATGTCCTAAGTGCTTTTAAGACTCGGATGCCCTATGCTTTCTCAGAGAATAGGTACCCTGGAGTTCCTGAGTTGGTTGTGGAAGAAGTCTTTCCAAATCAGCCGATCAAATTGAAAGATGGCTTTTATATAGAGCCATTTAGAGTGATGCACGGACGATTACCTATCGTTGGGTATCGATTTGGAGATTTAGCATGGATAACAGATTGTAAGACTCTGTCCGAGGAAACCATTATGTCTCTCAAAGGCATCCCAACATTAGTGATTAATGCCCTTCGTCTATATGAACATCCAGCTCATATGTCAGTCCAAGAAAGTCTCCAGATGATTGAGCGAATCCAACCAGGTAGAGCATATCTGATACACTTTGCACATACTATCGGCCGCCATGAAGAGATTGCCGCCCGTTGTCCAGAAGGTGTTGTGCCTGCATACGATGGGCTACAAATAGACTTTTGA
- the murB gene encoding UDP-N-acetylmuramate dehydrogenase, whose amino-acid sequence MKISPSYQLKSHNTFGIACQTSYYMEIESKEDAMILHQDEYFRSLPFLILGGGSNMLFIGDFKGAVLHYSGKNIDLLRDTPDQQVWRVEAGTNWHDLVMDTAQKGLWGIENLALIPGDVGAAAVQNIGAYGAEISQVIESVHTINLVTGEEQVWSPNEISYAYRYSIFKEKTMRHFMVYAVDLRLSKEPHPILNYSGLHTLHDDPALTSLRVAEEVIRIRQEKLPNPDELPNAGSFFMNPIVDGHTFLTMLDQYPDLPHYVISEQEFKIPAAWLIEQVGMKGVKDGEVGTYPKQPLVIVNYGTTIGRDIVNFSEKIQHAVYQKFGIQLHPEVRFIYSAEQYNINQLEN is encoded by the coding sequence ATGAAAATTTCACCAAGTTACCAACTAAAGTCTCATAATACATTCGGTATTGCTTGCCAGACAAGTTACTATATGGAGATAGAAAGTAAAGAAGATGCTATGATATTGCATCAAGACGAATATTTTCGCTCTCTACCATTTCTTATATTAGGAGGAGGTAGTAACATGCTCTTCATTGGCGACTTTAAGGGTGCTGTCTTGCATTATTCGGGCAAAAATATTGATTTACTGCGTGATACTCCTGATCAACAGGTATGGAGAGTCGAGGCTGGGACGAACTGGCATGACTTGGTTATGGATACAGCTCAGAAGGGACTTTGGGGAATTGAAAATCTTGCCCTTATTCCAGGAGATGTTGGAGCTGCAGCTGTCCAAAATATAGGTGCTTATGGTGCTGAAATCTCTCAAGTTATTGAGTCGGTTCATACCATCAATTTGGTAACTGGAGAAGAGCAGGTATGGTCTCCAAATGAGATTAGTTATGCTTATCGTTATTCTATTTTCAAAGAAAAAACAATGCGGCACTTTATGGTTTATGCCGTTGATTTAAGATTAAGTAAGGAGCCACATCCTATTCTCAATTATTCAGGACTCCATACTCTCCATGATGATCCTGCTCTTACCTCTCTTAGAGTTGCTGAGGAGGTGATAAGAATACGTCAAGAAAAACTTCCCAATCCAGATGAACTTCCCAATGCGGGTAGTTTCTTTATGAATCCTATAGTTGATGGACACACCTTCTTGACCATGCTGGATCAGTACCCAGACCTTCCTCACTATGTTATTTCAGAGCAAGAATTCAAGATTCCTGCTGCGTGGCTTATTGAACAGGTCGGAATGAAAGGCGTGAAGGATGGGGAGGTTGGCACTTATCCTAAGCAACCACTCGTTATTGTCAATTATGGCACAACAATAGGGCGTGACATCGTTAATTTTTCAGAGAAAATACAGCATGCTGTATATCAGAAGTTTGGCATTCAGCTTCATCCTGAAGTACGTTTTATATACTCTGCTGAACAATATAACATCAATCAATTAGAGAATTAA
- a CDS encoding SPOR domain-containing protein: protein MKKKVVIGLFALAMVAGFSSCKPKQSAYKAVYEKAQKQREIAAMQEDQEKDEIIPVVSSENVDVRPEKVVVAQGENADGLRMYSVVIGSFLNATNARSLKDRMASEGFNPILAQNEQGMYRVIVTSFDNKVDAVRSRDSIKSMYTPAFQDAWILERTF, encoded by the coding sequence ATGAAGAAGAAAGTAGTAATAGGGCTATTTGCTCTAGCAATGGTTGCAGGTTTTAGCTCATGTAAGCCAAAACAAAGTGCCTATAAGGCTGTGTATGAGAAGGCACAAAAACAGCGTGAAATCGCTGCTATGCAAGAGGATCAAGAAAAGGATGAGATTATTCCTGTTGTTTCCTCTGAGAATGTTGATGTTCGACCTGAGAAGGTTGTCGTGGCTCAAGGGGAAAATGCTGATGGTCTTCGTATGTACAGTGTGGTTATTGGTAGCTTCCTAAATGCTACTAATGCACGTTCACTTAAGGACCGTATGGCATCTGAGGGTTTTAATCCTATTCTAGCTCAGAATGAACAAGGTATGTATCGTGTAATTGTTACTAGCTTTGATAATAAGGTCGATGCCGTACGTAGCCGAGACTCTATTAAGAGTATGTACACTCCAGCGTTCCAAGATGCTTGGATTTTAGAGCGAACCTTCTAA